The Chiloscyllium plagiosum isolate BGI_BamShark_2017 chromosome 42, ASM401019v2, whole genome shotgun sequence genome contains a region encoding:
- the LOC122543181 gene encoding myoferlin-like, translating to MTGSEDDETPGFLPTFGPCFLNLYGSPREGLDGSDKYDELNLGKSEGVAYRGRILIELVTRMDETSGKTIDDLLLEDFSIVQRYLHRRRYSLCVVFYSATQMQEVKEPVQFEVSVGNYGNKFDKSCKLHASTTQYSHAVFDGKWLPRVHGGLCANRTIKA from the exons ATGACAGGGTCAGAAG ACGATGAGACGCCCGGGTTCCTGCCAACGTTTGGGCCGTGCTTCCTGAACCTGTATGGGAGCCCCCGGGAAGGATTGGACGGTTCAGACAAATACGATGAGCTGAACCTCGGAAAG AGTGAAGGAGTCGCCTATCGAGGGAGGATTTTGATAGAATTGGTCACGAGGATGGACGAGACCTCGGGGAAAACCATTGACGACCTGTTGCTCGAAGATTTCTCGATTGTACAG agatACTTGCACAGGCGGCGGTACAGTCTCTGCGTCGTGTTCTACTCAGCTACGCAAATGCAGGAGGTGAAGGAGCCCGTCCAGTTTGAGGTCAGCGTGGGCAATTACGGCAATAAGTTTGACAAGTCGTGCAAGCTGCACGCCTCCACAACACAGTACAGCCACGCCGTGTTTGATGGTAAGTGGTTGCCTCGGGTACACGGAGGGCTATGCGCTAACAGAACGATAAAGGCTTAA